The following proteins are encoded in a genomic region of Trypanosoma brucei gambiense DAL972 chromosome 8, complete sequence:
- a CDS encoding T. brucei spp.-specific protein, translating into MTNEPSEAATAPTPADLRHISPSPPRVRPQSSADMTSQLSFPCAYAARVYHVCTENSFCHPQPPDDVKLPMRPHSSGATYLGWIRNSLSGRLTANCYGQTNICSSKGCGINCGNQTIQRSSSSLPCTTATHPANSPAAFEEGNGDDVRDASAPVRRTNFSLARRLRLRGPLHYQRVVDVVRRLRVEGHLSNKECDESFNRLQHNGTNPCAVTNGIQDGRGVHHNILNCSEAGTSTMFSPGQTQRESNSLNHARNSNSEPTGGENTGNNQKTECTYNLPNCVTGVIDGDAEVLDATADSSVTSGASVVDIVVLSNADGGDTAVMKMTRDVVVVATDVGVGVGAGLSNDVTTANVEVRRRISPSTASLEKERRGGDDVVDAVGTAVDRSAGSVKGHNFNCTEFLPFNVVEGELLRNRRALEQLVTIFEGTLHEIRSACVAEDDGDDVG; encoded by the coding sequence ATGACAAATGAACCATCTGAAGCAGCGACAGCGCCGACACCGGCAGATTTGAGGCACATTTCGCCATCACCCCCGCGCGTTAGGCCTCAATCATCTGCTGACATGACATCtcaactttcttttccttgcgCCTACGCTGCGCGTGTTTATCATGTTTGCACAGAAAATTCCTTTTGCCATCCCCAACCGCCTGATGATGTAAAACTTCCCATGAGGCCCCACAGCAGTGGCGCTACGTATCTTGGATGGATACGTAACTCTTTATCTGGTCGCTTAACAGCAAATTGTTACGGTCAAACAAATATCTGCTCATCGAAAGGGTGCGGGATAAATTGTGGGAATCAAACCATTCAGAGGAGTAGCTCGTCCCTTCCGTGCACAACCGCTACACATCCTGCGAACTCACCAGCTGCATTTGAAGAAGGGAATGGGGACGATGTGAGGGATGCGTCAGCGCCGGTCCGGCGTACAAATTTCTCGTTGGCGCGGAGGTTGCGGTTACGAGGGCCATTGCACTACCAACGTGTCGTTGATGTGGTCCGTCGACTGAGAGTGGAAGGCCATTTATCCAATAAGGAATGTGACGAGTCTTTCAATCGGTTACAACACAACGGGACTAATCCTTGTGCTGTTACCAACGGTATTCAAGACGGCAGGGGAGTGCATCACAACATACTCAACTGCAGTGAGGCCGGAACTTCCACGATGTTTTCTCCGGGTCAAACTCAAAGGGAATCAAACTCACTTAACCATGCAAGGAATTCGAATTCTGAACCCACTGGTGGAGAAAATACGGGGAATAATCAGAAAACCGAATGTACATATAATTTGCCCAACTGTGTGACCGGTGTAATTGATGGAGACGCCGAAGTTTTGGATGCAACGGCTGATTCCAGTGTTACATCGGGCGCATCTGTTGTTGATATTGTGGTTTTGTCGAATGCAGATGGTGGTGATACCGCGGTAATGAAAATGACGagggatgttgttgttgttgccactGATGTCGGTGTCGGTGTTGGTGCCGGGCTCAGTAATGATGTGACAACGGCTAATGTTGAAGTGCGCCGTCGCATTTCTCCTTCAACCGCTTCTCTTGAAAAGGAGAGACgcggtggtgatgatgttgtGGATGCTGTTGGCACTGCTGTGGACCGTTCGGCGGGTTCCGTAAAGGGTCACAACTTTAATTGCACCGAGTTTCTTCCCTTTAATGTAGTAGAGGGTGAACTTTTAAGAAACCGACGTGCATTGGAGCAATTGGTGACAATTTTTGAAGGGACGCTTCATGAGATTCGCAGCGCGTGTGTGGCTGAGGATGATGGCGATGATGTTGGGTAA